The DNA sequence ATAGAAATCTGTAAAGCCGGCTTTAAGTATTAGAAAAGTAAAAGTCGCAATTGCCATTAAACCAAATGCAGGATATATTATTATTTTATGCCAGGTTTTGTTTTTCTTTTTTACTTTCAGAAACTGTGCGAAGAATAAAAAATACAGACAATTGAAAATGATGGTGAAAAGTTGCTTCGACCGAAAATCAAGATCGAGATAATTCGAAAGATCATATAGGAAACCACTTTCGGCAACTGAAATATAGGCTAGGAAAGAAAAAAAAGTATAAAAACTATAAAGTAAATAAGATTTGTCACGGTTCTGAAAAAACAAAACCATGTGATAAGTTGATAACATTAGTAATCCGCCAAGAACAGCATAAAGAATGCTGCCGTAAGTGTCTCGCTCGATAATGTTGTTAATTGCTTCGAACATTTTTGGAGGAATTAATTGTAGAACTTTTATAAATTATTTCTAATGATTAAAAGTATCATTTTTAAATAGATTTATTTCATTTTTTTATTTTGAGGTTGAAACTTTTGAAGAATGAAATAAGAAAGAAACCCGAAAATTACCGAACAACTTATTGCTAAGATAAAACTTCCTATAATATATTGTGTTAAATTATTTTTGATAAATTCAAAATCGAAACTTTGGTTTTCCAAACTGGTGGTATTGCTCACAAAAGGAGCGCCTACAATCATTGATAAAAATATGATTAATGGAATTAAAGGTGGGAAAGTAACCTGCGATGACATAAAGGTTAACAGTTTATTCAGTTTAAAATAAACCGCCAGCGTAATCGCCAGAAAAGAATGAAATCCCCAGAATGGCGAGAGCCCAATAAAGAATCCCAGAGCAATCGATTTTGCTTTGTTTTCATTGCTGCCAGCACTTTCAAGTAAGTTTTCTTTCAAAAATCTTCTCAGTCCTTTTCTGCGGAAATATCGGTAGAAAATTTTTTGACTTTGGATGGTATTTTGAATGAAATTCTTCACTGGGATTTAGAACTTTCCAC is a window from the Kaistella flava (ex Peng et al. 2021) genome containing:
- a CDS encoding DUF2062 domain-containing protein — translated: MKNFIQNTIQSQKIFYRYFRRKGLRRFLKENLLESAGSNENKAKSIALGFFIGLSPFWGFHSFLAITLAVYFKLNKLLTFMSSQVTFPPLIPLIIFLSMIVGAPFVSNTTSLENQSFDFEFIKNNLTQYIIGSFILAISCSVIFGFLSYFILQKFQPQNKKMK